The segment CGCACCTGCATCACTGGCGCGCATTTCTTCCAGGGCAAGCGCGTCCGCACCGTGGAAGGCCATGGCAAGCGCAACGACAAGGGCGAGGTCGTCGAGATGACGCCAGTGCAGCAGGCTTTCCTCAAGCACTTCAGCTTCCAGTGCGGCTACTGCACGCCTGGGTTCGTCAATGGTGCGACCGTGCTCGTGGAAAAGCTCAAGCGTGAGCCGGTAGCGGCGGACAAGGTCGAGCAGACCATCATGTCGTCCATGGACGAGCACATCTGCCGCTGCACGGGCTATGTGCGCTACTACGAGGCCATCAAGGACGTGGTCACCAGCACGCCGGGGCTGGTGAAGGGGAAGGGCGCGCAATGACGACAATCCGATGGATTTCCGCGCTGGCCGCTGGCTCGGCGCTACTGCTTGCCGGATGCGGATCGGGCAGTTCCGATGTGCCT is part of the Cupriavidus metallidurans CH34 genome and harbors:
- a CDS encoding (2Fe-2S)-binding protein, producing MIATQALSMNINGKDVGPLEVPVGLMMIDFLHEYVNLTGSRLGCGQGVCHACVAILDHPDGTSETIRTCITGAHFFQGKRVRTVEGHGKRNDKGEVVEMTPVQQAFLKHFSFQCGYCTPGFVNGATVLVEKLKREPVAADKVEQTIMSSMDEHICRCTGYVRYYEAIKDVVTSTPGLVKGKGAQ